The following nucleotide sequence is from Gloeocapsa sp. PCC 73106.
CGTATAATAGCTGTAAGCCTTATTAAGTAAAATTTTTACAGAGCGACATTAATTTGTCATCACGTCATTTAATGTGTCACTGTACATGGGTTTTTGTTGTACTTAAGGGCTTTTCATTTCCCTCTCTGCCCATTCTCAATAAACGGGCTTTTCATACTTAGTATGCTAAATTTTTATAAAACGACTCAAAGGCGATCGCTCTCATCTATCTCAAGACTACAAGTAAAGGAATAGGTGCGTTTACGATTCTTGGCAGGCTCAGGTTGAGTAAAATGATTGTAGTCCTGTATTGACAGACTGAAGAGGATAGTTGTTAATGCCTACATTGGCACAGTTGAAAAGTTTGTATCGGCAGTGCCATTGGTTGACTAATGTGGCATTTCATCCCATTCACATTGTTCGGTTGGATGAGCGCAACGGGAACCTTTTCATTCTCGCAGGGCTTGAAGAATCGATAGAGATGCAAATTACCCCAGATGGAGAGTTAATATGAGCAAGTTTGAGAATATGACCTTAGATGAAGTGAAACGTTACTTCCTGGAGCATCGTGATAATACTGACGCTTTCTATGCCTACATGGATAAACTTCAGGAGTCTGGACGGGCAATTGTAATTGACCCAACCAATTCAGATTCGGAAGAACAGGCGATCGCTCAGATGCAAGAACGTTTGGGGTTAAACCACAACCCGGTTAACGAGTGAAATGCGAATCACCCTTTATCACTACCAAAAATAATAAATTCTGCCAGTTTCAAGCTCAAACAGATACGCAATCTCATCTGTCTTAAATTATGGAGTAGCAGATCGCACCAGTAGCCAGCATCAATCCAATACCAACCAACCCAGCTAGAGGTTCTCGAGAGAAGCCAATAAACCACGGGGAAGCGCGATCGCTATAGATAATTAATTCAGCACTATGTAAAGAGGTCAAAGCCCAAATCCAACCCGCGTGCAACCCCCACGCTAAAGCGACGCTCCCTTGAGTCGCTAAACGAGCTTGAGCCAGAACCATCCCCATTAACCAGAGACCCGGAAGTTGGGGAAGGGTTTTCTGTCTCTCCCAGACAAGGTGGGATAGGGCGAAAATAACGCTACCAATCGTAGCCGCGATCCAGTAGGTATGATCTACTGCTAATTCAGAAATCATCCAACCGCGAAAAACCAACTCTTCTACGATGCTGATGACCATACTCAAGCCCAGTAAAGGTAGAGCGGTTGTTGTTAATTTAGAGAAATTTTGAGGTTGCCATTGCAGCCAATCCAGGGAACTTTCTAAAGCATAAAGCAAAAATATGCCCAAAATAGCTAATAATAATCCCAAGATAAACCACCATAAAAATGGCAATTCTAAGTTAATACCGCAACTAGCCCAAGAATTTCCTTCTATGCTAATTGCTACCCAAATTATCAGAGGAGCAATTAGATAGAGCGAAGCTATTAAAGGGATTTTCTGCTCAATTTGCAATGGTTCCTTGAGTCGCAACTTGAGTATTATTGCTAAAGGAATAGCCAATGGTAACCAAATAACCATCCAAGCTAGTAAAAAAACGATTACTTTGACCATAGTGGGTTCTGTAACTAACAAATTTAACCATGGTTTAGCCAGAAGATTATTAAGCATGAGCAATCTAGGTATGGTAAGAACAAACAATTCAGGTTTTAAACTGACATAGTCGCCATAGATTCGACGCTATTTTCATCACTGGTATCAATTTGTTTTAGGTGAATATGCTTGTATCCCAACTTAATTTCAAATTCATCTCCAGGTTGTAATCCCATCTCATTAGTATAAGTTGAACCAATGACGATTTGACCATTTTTATGTACGGTCACTTTATAAGTTGCTTCTCGACCACGACCATCTTTTATTCCTTCGGGATCAAGAGGGACTCCCTTTGCTACTAGAAGAGCATCATAAAAATCAGTCAAATTGACGCGAGTTTGACCGTTCTTTGTGCTATAATAGCCGCAAAGTTTGGCGGTTTCTCGACGAGGTAAGTGAGATAGCTCTTTTACTTTTTGAAGTAGAGCTTTTCCTGTTAGAGGTGTTCCTTTGGTTTCAGTCATTGTTAAAACTCTTGTAGATACTTTCTTGTGTGTGTGGGTCAGAATTTTTTACTGGTAAATTACATTATAAAAAATATAACCTTAAATGTGAATAAAAAAAAGAAAAATTTTGCAAAAAATTAAAATAAATAATCGATAAACTAGAAGAAGCAAGATTTTGACTAACATATTCAGTAATGGTAGAGGTAGACGATGGAAGTATTATTTAAAATATGGCGGCAAAATACCAACGAAGCAGGGAAGATGCAGAGCTATTCTCTAG
It contains:
- a CDS encoding CPBP family intramembrane glutamic endopeptidase, whose translation is MLNNLLAKPWLNLLVTEPTMVKVIVFLLAWMVIWLPLAIPLAIILKLRLKEPLQIEQKIPLIASLYLIAPLIIWVAISIEGNSWASCGINLELPFLWWFILGLLLAILGIFLLYALESSLDWLQWQPQNFSKLTTTALPLLGLSMVISIVEELVFRGWMISELAVDHTYWIAATIGSVIFALSHLVWERQKTLPQLPGLWLMGMVLAQARLATQGSVALAWGLHAGWIWALTSLHSAELIIYSDRASPWFIGFSREPLAGLVGIGLMLATGAICYSII
- a CDS encoding AbrB family transcriptional regulator; protein product: MTETKGTPLTGKALLQKVKELSHLPRRETAKLCGYYSTKNGQTRVNLTDFYDALLVAKGVPLDPEGIKDGRGREATYKVTVHKNGQIVIGSTYTNEMGLQPGDEFEIKLGYKHIHLKQIDTSDENSVESMATMSV